Genomic window (Streptomyces sp. LX-29):
GTCAGCGTCGCCCTCGCCGACCTCTACGTCTACCTCGTGGCCAGCGGCGCCTTCGACGATCCGCGGTTCTTCTAGGAGAGGTCCCACTGATGACGCACGTCGACCGGCAGGCATGGGACGTGGTGGTGATCGGCGCGGGGGGCGCCGGGCTGCGCGCCGCCATCGAGGCGCGCGAGCAGGGCTGCCGCACCGCCGTGATCTGCAAGTCCCTGTTCGGCAAGGCCCATACGGTGATGGCCGAGGGCGGCATCGCGGCCAGCATGGGCAACGTCAACGAGCACGACAACTGGAAGGTCCACTTCCGCGACACCATGCGCGGCGGGAAGTTCCTCAACGACTGGCGGATGGCCGAGCTGCACGCCCAGGAGGCACCGGACCGGGTCTGGGAGCTGGAGACCTGGGGCGCGCTCTTCGACCGGACCCCCGACGGCCGGATCTCCCAGCGCAACTTCGGCGGCCATGAGTACCCGCGGCTGGCCCACGTCGGCGACCGCACCGGCCTGGAGCTGATCCGCACCCTCCAGCAGAAGATCGTCTCCCTCCAGCAGCAGGACAAGGAGGAGTACGGCGACTACGAGGCGCGCCTGAAGGTCTTCCAGGAGTGCACGGTCACCCGCGTCCTCAAGGACACCGCGCCCGACGGCGGCCCCGCCACGGGCCGGGTGGCCGGCGTCTTCGGCTACGAGCGGGAGTCCGGCCGCTTCTTCGTGATCGAGGCCCCCGCCGTGGTGCTGGCCACCGGAGGCATCGGCAAGTCCTTCAAGGTGACCTCCAACTCCTGGGAGTACACCGGCGACGGGCACGCGCTGGCGCTGCTGGCCGGGGCGCCGCTGATCAACATGGAGTTCGTGCAGTTCCACCCCACCGGCATGGTCTGGCCGCCGTCGGTCAAGGGCATCCTGGTCACCGAGTCCGTGCGCGGCGACGGCGGGGTGCTGCGCGACAGCGACGGCAAGCGGTTCATGTTCGACTACATCCCGGACGTCTTCAAGGAGAAGTACGCGGAGTCCGAGGACGAGGCCGACCGCTGGTACGAGGACCCCGACCGCAACCGCCGCCCACCCGAGCTGCTCCCCCGCGACGAGGTGGCGCGCGCCATCAACGCCGAGGTCAAGGCCGGCCGCGGCTCCCCGCACGGCGGGGTCTTCCTCGACGTCTCCACCCGGATGCCGGCCGAGGTGATCAAGCGCCGGCTGCCCTCCATGCACCACCAGTTCAAGGAACTGGCCGACGTCGACATCACCGCCGAGCCCATGGAGGTCGGGCCCACCTGCCACTACGTGATGGGCGGGGTCTCCGTCGACCCGGACACCGCGGCCGCCACCGGGGTTCCGGGGCTCTTCGCCGCCGGTGAGGTGGCCGGCGGCATGCACGGCTCCAACCGGCTCGGCGGCAACTCGCTCTCCGACCTGCTGGTCTTCGGCCGCCGGGCGGGACTGCACGCGGCCCGACACGCGGCCGGGCTGCGCGCGGCGGACCGGCCGGTGCCGGACCCGGCCCAGGTGGACATGGCGGCGGCCGAGGCGCTGCGCCCGTTCAGCGCGGAGGGCGGCGCCGCCCAGCCGTCGGGCGACGGGCCCGCCGCCCCGGCCGAGAACCCGTACACCCTCCACCAGGAGCTCCAGCAGTCCATGAACGACCTGGTGGGCATCATCCGGCGGGCCGAGGAGATGACCGAGGCGCTGCACCGGCTGGCCGGACTGCGGGTGCGCGCCCGGCGGGCCGGCGTCGAGGGGCACCGGCAGTTCAACCCCGGCTGGCACCTGGCCATCGACCTGCGCAACATGCTGCTGGTCAGCGAGTGCGTGGCGCGCGCCGCGCTGGAGCGCACCGAGAGTCGCGGCGGCCACACCCGCGACGACTGCCCGGAGATGGACCGGCTGTGGCGCCGGGTCAACCTGGAGTGCCAGCTCTCCGACCCCACCGCCGGGCTCGCCGCCACCGATCCGCAGCGCGGCCAGATCCGGCTGGCCCGCCGGGAGACCCCGCCCATCAGGCCCGACCTGCTGGAGCTGTTCGAGAAGGACGAGCTGGTGAAGTACCTGACGGACGAGGAGCTGACCCAGTGAGCGGCTATCAGGCGCACTTCAGGGTGTGGCGCGGCGACGCCGACGGCGGGGCGCTGTCGGACTTCCAGGTCGAG
Coding sequences:
- a CDS encoding fumarate reductase/succinate dehydrogenase flavoprotein subunit encodes the protein MTHVDRQAWDVVVIGAGGAGLRAAIEAREQGCRTAVICKSLFGKAHTVMAEGGIAASMGNVNEHDNWKVHFRDTMRGGKFLNDWRMAELHAQEAPDRVWELETWGALFDRTPDGRISQRNFGGHEYPRLAHVGDRTGLELIRTLQQKIVSLQQQDKEEYGDYEARLKVFQECTVTRVLKDTAPDGGPATGRVAGVFGYERESGRFFVIEAPAVVLATGGIGKSFKVTSNSWEYTGDGHALALLAGAPLINMEFVQFHPTGMVWPPSVKGILVTESVRGDGGVLRDSDGKRFMFDYIPDVFKEKYAESEDEADRWYEDPDRNRRPPELLPRDEVARAINAEVKAGRGSPHGGVFLDVSTRMPAEVIKRRLPSMHHQFKELADVDITAEPMEVGPTCHYVMGGVSVDPDTAAATGVPGLFAAGEVAGGMHGSNRLGGNSLSDLLVFGRRAGLHAARHAAGLRAADRPVPDPAQVDMAAAEALRPFSAEGGAAQPSGDGPAAPAENPYTLHQELQQSMNDLVGIIRRAEEMTEALHRLAGLRVRARRAGVEGHRQFNPGWHLAIDLRNMLLVSECVARAALERTESRGGHTRDDCPEMDRLWRRVNLECQLSDPTAGLAATDPQRGQIRLARRETPPIRPDLLELFEKDELVKYLTDEELTQ